The Aeromicrobium yanjiei genome includes a region encoding these proteins:
- a CDS encoding GntR family transcriptional regulator, which translates to MAGPRFTLDRSSPVPLYFQVAEQFEKAILDGTIAPGERIDNEISLAADLGLSRPTMRQAIQVLVDKGMLVRKRGVGTQVVHGKIRRSVELTSLHDDLSAAGQKPRTEVIAIGRVPADEDVARELQLSKGADVWSLERLRFVDKEPLALMHNFIPIDVVDLEQVDLAETGLYAYLRDSGIVMRVARQRIGARGATVDEGRLLRERKGAPLLTMQRTAYDNAGRAVEYGRHAYRPDLYAFELTLVDR; encoded by the coding sequence ATGGCCGGCCCTCGCTTCACCCTCGATCGTTCCAGCCCCGTCCCGCTGTACTTCCAGGTGGCCGAGCAGTTCGAGAAGGCGATACTCGACGGCACCATCGCGCCGGGCGAGCGCATCGACAACGAGATCTCGCTCGCGGCCGACCTTGGCCTGTCCCGACCCACGATGCGACAGGCGATCCAGGTCCTCGTCGACAAGGGCATGCTCGTGCGCAAGCGCGGTGTCGGCACCCAGGTCGTCCACGGCAAGATCCGCCGCTCGGTCGAGCTGACCAGCCTGCACGACGACCTCAGCGCGGCGGGCCAGAAGCCGCGCACCGAGGTCATCGCGATTGGCAGGGTCCCCGCCGACGAGGACGTCGCGCGCGAGCTGCAGCTCAGCAAGGGCGCGGACGTGTGGTCGCTGGAGCGGCTGCGGTTCGTCGACAAGGAGCCGCTGGCCCTCATGCACAACTTCATCCCCATCGACGTCGTCGACCTCGAGCAGGTCGACCTGGCCGAGACCGGGCTGTACGCGTACCTGCGCGACTCAGGCATCGTGATGCGGGTGGCCCGCCAGCGGATCGGCGCGCGCGGTGCGACGGTAGACGAGGGACGCCTGCTGCGCGAGCGCAAGGGTGCGCCCCTGCTCACGATGCAGCGCACCGCGTACGACAACGCCGGGCGCGCGGTCGAGTACGGCCGGCACGCGTACCGCCCCGACCTCTACGCCTTCGAGCTCACCCTCGTCGACCGCTGA